The Streptomyces sp. RKAG293 genome includes a region encoding these proteins:
- a CDS encoding response regulator transcription factor: MAIRVMLVDDQVLLRTGFRMVLQAQPDMEVVAEAGDGAEAIEVLRSTKVDVVLMDVRMPRLDGVEATRQICGGPDRKPDDGGPRVLILTTFDLDEYAFSALKAGASGFMLKDVPPDELLGAIRSVHSGDAVVAPSTTRRLLDRFTPMLPSSGAPDNTAVNRLTEREREVLLLVAQGLSNGEIARKLVLSEATVKTHVGRILTKLDLRDRVQAVVLAYETGLVRAGTGGH, translated from the coding sequence ATGGCGATCCGCGTAATGCTCGTCGACGACCAGGTGCTGTTGCGCACCGGTTTCCGCATGGTGCTGCAGGCCCAGCCCGACATGGAGGTCGTCGCGGAGGCGGGCGACGGCGCGGAGGCGATCGAGGTGCTGCGCTCCACCAAGGTGGACGTGGTGCTGATGGACGTCCGCATGCCGCGCCTCGACGGTGTCGAGGCGACCCGCCAGATCTGCGGCGGCCCGGACCGCAAGCCGGACGACGGCGGCCCGCGGGTGCTCATCCTCACCACCTTCGACCTGGACGAATACGCCTTCTCGGCGCTCAAGGCGGGCGCCAGCGGCTTCATGCTCAAGGACGTCCCGCCGGACGAGCTGCTGGGCGCGATCCGTTCCGTGCACAGCGGGGACGCAGTCGTCGCCCCGAGCACCACCCGCCGGCTGCTGGACCGCTTCACGCCGATGCTGCCCAGCTCCGGCGCCCCGGACAACACGGCGGTGAACCGGCTGACCGAGCGCGAGCGCGAGGTGCTGCTGCTCGTCGCCCAGGGGCTGTCGAACGGTGAGATCGCGCGGAAGCTGGTGCTGTCCGAGGCGACGGTGAAGACCCACGTCGGCCGGATCCTCACCAAGCTCGATCTGCGCGACCGCGTCCAGGCGGTGGTGCTGGCCTACGAGACGGGCCTGGTGCGCGCCGGCACCGGCGGCCACTAG
- a CDS encoding beta-eliminating lyase-related protein, protein MGNAIDDEKAARLAAVRACDRVLSGGKRPLMRERLERLVAESAAAYDLDLPLDMYGDGVVATLEQRVAELLGLEAAAFFPTGTMAQQVALRCWAGRTGNPSVALHPLAHPEVHERDALSVVSGLRTVHPTTAPRMPTAEEIRNLDEPFGTLMLELPLRDAGFQLPTWEELTATVAAARDRDAVVHFDGARLWECPPHFGHSLAEIADLADSVYVSFYKSLDGIAGAVLAGPADLIAEAKAWRHRYGGLPFQQFPTVLAALAGLDNELPRLPSYVAHAKNVVEGLRDGLEGAVPFFRINPPVPFTHQFQVWLPYPASVLDAAGLRQALETKSVVFGKWFDSEVPGMSVTEVTVAASALEWTVDDVAEAVRAFVERLDA, encoded by the coding sequence CGGCTGGAGCGCCTGGTGGCCGAGAGCGCGGCCGCGTACGACCTGGACCTTCCGCTGGACATGTACGGCGACGGCGTCGTCGCCACGCTGGAGCAGCGGGTGGCGGAGCTGCTGGGCCTGGAGGCCGCGGCGTTCTTCCCGACCGGCACGATGGCGCAGCAGGTGGCCCTGCGGTGCTGGGCGGGCCGGACGGGCAACCCGTCGGTCGCGCTGCACCCGCTGGCCCATCCGGAGGTGCATGAGCGCGACGCCCTCTCGGTGGTGAGCGGGCTGCGCACCGTCCATCCGACGACCGCGCCCCGGATGCCGACCGCGGAGGAGATCAGGAACCTCGACGAACCGTTCGGCACGCTGATGCTGGAGCTGCCGCTGCGCGACGCGGGCTTCCAGCTGCCCACCTGGGAGGAGCTGACCGCGACGGTGGCCGCCGCGCGCGACCGGGACGCCGTGGTGCACTTCGACGGCGCCCGGCTGTGGGAGTGCCCGCCGCACTTCGGACACTCCCTGGCGGAGATCGCGGACCTCGCGGACAGCGTCTACGTGTCGTTCTACAAGTCGCTCGACGGCATCGCGGGCGCGGTGCTCGCCGGCCCTGCGGACCTGATCGCGGAGGCGAAGGCCTGGCGCCACCGGTACGGCGGGCTGCCGTTCCAGCAGTTCCCGACGGTGCTCGCCGCGCTGGCCGGACTGGACAACGAACTGCCGCGGCTGCCCTCGTACGTGGCGCACGCGAAGAACGTCGTGGAGGGGCTGCGGGACGGCCTCGAGGGCGCGGTGCCGTTCTTCCGGATCAACCCCCCGGTGCCCTTCACCCACCAGTTCCAGGTGTGGCTGCCGTACCCGGCCTCGGTACTGGACGCGGCCGGGCTGCGGCAGGCCCTGGAGACGAAGTCCGTCGTGTTCGGCAAGTGGTTCGACAGCGAGGTGCCGGGGATGTCGGTGACCGAGGTGACGGTGGCCGCGTCGGCGCTGGAGTGGACGGTGGACGACGTCGCGGAGGCGGTGCGGGCGTTCGTGGAGCGCCTGGACGCCTGA